A stretch of Candidatus Dormiibacterota bacterium DNA encodes these proteins:
- a CDS encoding methyltransferase domain-containing protein, whose product MTPHRLSNLLQCTVPTLLVAALAVATTPPLRAATLDLKAKGRTDTDKDRDSYNRPVELMAFWGVKDGMKVMDLFPGNGYLTLLLSQAVGSNGKVVGFASYDHEAWQKRFQPLALPNVEEVVMPEPQGFGGDLAKALAKLPAGSFDAVLTIRNYHDLKNPAEALAEIKRLLKPGGTLGIIDSRTASGRDAENHRIADDVIVREVLAAGFSLAGISQMLSNPKDDYTKGFWDARWIVDQSCLKFTR is encoded by the coding sequence GCCACACCGGCTCTCGAATCTTCTCCAGTGCACCGTTCCGACGCTTCTGGTCGCGGCACTGGCCGTCGCGACCACGCCACCGCTCCGGGCCGCGACCCTCGACCTGAAGGCCAAGGGGCGCACCGACACCGACAAGGACCGCGACTCCTACAACAGGCCGGTCGAGCTGATGGCCTTCTGGGGGGTCAAGGACGGCATGAAGGTGATGGACCTGTTCCCCGGGAACGGCTACCTGACGCTCCTCCTGAGCCAGGCGGTCGGTTCGAACGGGAAGGTCGTAGGGTTCGCGTCCTACGACCATGAGGCCTGGCAGAAGCGCTTCCAGCCGCTCGCGCTCCCCAACGTCGAGGAGGTCGTGATGCCGGAGCCGCAGGGATTCGGAGGGGACCTGGCGAAGGCGCTCGCCAAGCTCCCGGCGGGGTCGTTCGACGCGGTCCTCACCATAAGGAACTACCACGATCTGAAGAACCCGGCGGAGGCGCTGGCGGAGATCAAGCGCCTCCTGAAGCCGGGCGGGACTCTCGGAATCATCGACTCCCGCACGGCCAGCGGCCGCGACGCGGAGAACCACCGCATCGCCGACGACGTCATCGTCCGCGAGGTGCTGGCGGCCGGGTTCAGCCTGGCGGGGATCTCGCAGATGCTCTCGAACCCGAAGGACGACTACACCAAGGGCTTCTGGGACGCCCGTTGGATCGTCGATCAATCCTGCCTGAAATTCACACGTTGA